A section of the Bacillus pumilus genome encodes:
- a CDS encoding helix-turn-helix domain-containing protein, whose translation MKFGAYLRALREEKKLSVNQLAMYSEVSAAGISRIENGKRGIPKPPTIKKLASALKVPYEDMMQAAGYIEEASSVHQLKEEEMALSKIKEAAAQYELGDLELFDGDIWSTLSKKEIEDLNRYLLFIINSRSS comes from the coding sequence ATGAAATTTGGTGCATATTTAAGAGCATTACGTGAGGAAAAGAAGCTGTCAGTGAACCAATTAGCCATGTATTCAGAGGTCAGTGCTGCTGGTATTTCTCGTATTGAGAATGGGAAACGCGGCATTCCAAAGCCTCCTACGATAAAAAAACTAGCCAGTGCATTAAAGGTTCCTTATGAGGATATGATGCAGGCAGCGGGCTATATTGAGGAAGCCTCTTCTGTCCATCAGTTGAAGGAAGAGGAAATGGCACTATCCAAAATAAAGGAAGCCGCAGCGCAATACGAACTTGGCGATCTCGAACTATTTGATGGAGACATTTGGTCAACTCTTTCGAAAAAAGAAATAGAAGATCTCAATCGCTATCTGTTAT
- a CDS encoding AbrB/MazE/SpoVT family DNA-binding domain-containing protein encodes MKRTGMVRHIDSLGRIVLPSEMRKVLNIKEEQLLEISIEDQTIMLKRYDADKSCLLTGQVTKYNKSYGNGKVMLSPEGAERLLVELKQLLKEEATR; translated from the coding sequence TTGAAAAGGACTGGGATGGTCAGACATATTGATTCACTAGGCAGAATTGTTCTGCCTTCAGAAATGCGCAAGGTACTCAATATTAAAGAAGAACAACTGTTAGAAATTTCCATTGAAGATCAAACCATTATGCTGAAAAGATATGATGCAGATAAGAGCTGCCTGTTAACTGGACAAGTGACGAAGTACAACAAAAGCTATGGAAATGGGAAAGTGATGCTGAGTCCTGAAGGAGCTGAACGTTTGTTAGTAGAATTAAAACAGCTATTGAAAGAAGAAGCAACCCGTTAA
- a CDS encoding helix-turn-helix domain-containing protein, producing the protein MNHFGEQLRILRENRKMSVNQLAMYSGVSAAGISRIENGKRGVPKPLTIKKLAHALKVPYEDLMLLAGHIEQEQVHEMKPKYESVLKIYQTALQKDVEHLPMFDGDLWERLSAQDISQLNEYFLTLINQKKTNK; encoded by the coding sequence ATGAATCACTTTGGTGAACAATTACGCATTTTAAGAGAAAATAGAAAAATGTCTGTCAATCAACTCGCCATGTATTCAGGTGTAAGCGCTGCTGGTATTTCTCGTATTGAAAATGGAAAGCGTGGTGTGCCGAAGCCTTTAACCATAAAAAAATTAGCACACGCCTTGAAGGTGCCTTATGAGGATTTAATGCTGCTTGCCGGTCATATTGAACAGGAACAAGTTCATGAAATGAAACCAAAATATGAATCCGTGTTGAAAATCTATCAAACGGCGCTTCAAAAGGATGTAGAACATCTTCCCATGTTTGACGGAGACCTATGGGAAAGGCTATCCGCACAAGACATCAGCCAGCTGAATGAATACTTTCTTACGCTCATTAACCAAAAAAAGACGAATAAATAG
- a CDS encoding helix-turn-helix domain-containing protein, with product MMVEKIQIRRTFVMQYMIENDMSLNQLADEIGISPATLSRVLNGHRKPGQLVIGKMIHYFDKKFEDLFYYENIDKSQ from the coding sequence ATGATGGTCGAAAAGATTCAGATCAGGCGGACTTTTGTCATGCAGTATATGATCGAAAACGATATGTCTTTAAATCAGCTCGCTGATGAAATTGGCATCTCTCCTGCCACACTTAGCAGGGTATTAAATGGTCACCGGAAACCAGGCCAACTTGTCATTGGCAAAATGATTCATTACTTTGATAAAAAATTTGAAGATCTATTTTACTATGAAAACATTGACAAAAGTCAATAA
- the secG gene encoding preprotein translocase subunit SecG — translation MHAFVITLLVIVSIALIIVVLLQSSKSAGLSGAISGGAEQLFGKQKARGLDLILHRLTVILSVLFFILTLALAYLGV, via the coding sequence ATGCACGCATTTGTTATCACATTACTCGTAATTGTCAGTATCGCACTTATCATCGTTGTATTGTTACAATCTAGTAAAAGTGCTGGACTGTCAGGCGCTATTTCAGGTGGAGCCGAGCAGCTTTTCGGTAAGCAAAAAGCGAGAGGTCTTGACTTGATACTTCACCGTTTAACGGTTATTTTGTCAGTGCTTTTCTTCATCTTAACACTTGCATTGGCATATTTAGGCGTGTAA